Proteins from one Vespa crabro chromosome 11, iyVesCrab1.2, whole genome shotgun sequence genomic window:
- the LOC124428038 gene encoding regulation of nuclear pre-mRNA domain-containing protein 1B isoform X1, whose protein sequence is MTGFTESALVKRLMDLNPSQQSIQTLSLWLIHHRKHHPTIVKVWFREMCKVKDNRKLMFMYLANDVIQNSKKKGPEFGKEFETVLPKAFEHMKGFDEKTRERLNRLLQIWEERGVYDKIQIAEFKAAFLDTVKDPGTPPPKKKPKIDIEKVKKINNNIIYYIRNYLKLYIKWIICYILQKEKKERKKSETEVEVDGTKELHVTLSPRTPAGDPPETEELIKALMDLENTASSDAGVRERIASLPPEVSEVSLLANLADRSAADQLSIAVNEAAALLADYNGRLQAEMEDRRRLLTMLRDYTLAQRQLLQQAQTTLEDYKEKLKKVCAVRSEVKSHISNLPDLTQLPDVTGGLAPLPSAGDLFSMH, encoded by the exons ATGACAGGTTTTACAGAAAGTGCTCTTGTCAAGAGACTGATGGATTTAAATCCTTCCCAACAAAGCATCCAAACACTTTCACTTTGGTTAATACATCACAGAAAACATCACCCGACCATCGTAAAAGTCTGGTTCAGGGAGATGTGCAAAG TGAAGGACAATCGTAAGTTAATGTTTATGTATTTGGCAAATGATGTTATCCagaatagtaaaaagaaaggtCCAGAATTTGGCAAAGAATTTGAAACAGTATTACCAAAAGCGTTTGAACATATGAAAGGATTTGATGAGAAAACAAGGGAAAGATTAAATAGGCTATTACAAATTTGGGAAGAGAGAGGTGTTTatgataaaattcaaatagCGGAATTCAAAGCTGCTTTCTTGGACACTGTTAAAGACCCGGGCACTCCGCCgccaaaaaagaaaccaaaaattgatatagaaaaggtaaaaaaaattaataataatataatctattatattagaaattatttaaaattatatattaaatggataatttgttatattttgcagaaggaaaaaaaggagaggaagaaatcAGAGACTGAAGTCGAAGTAGATGGTACCAAAGAACTTCACGTGACGTTAAGTCCACGTACTCCGGCTGGTGATCCACCAGAAACAGAGGAACTAATCAAAGCTTTAATG GATTTAGAAAATACGGCATCGTCGGATGCTGGTGTTAGAGAACGTATCGCATCCTTACCACCAGAAGTTTCAGAAGTATCGCTTTTGGCAAATCTTGCAGATAGATCAGCAGCTGATCAATTGAGCATAGCAGTTAATGAAGCTGCAGCATTGTTAGCCGATTATAATGGAAGATTGCAAGCAGAAAtggaagatagaagaagattaTTAACTATGCTTAGAGATTACACATTAGCACAAAGACAATTACTTCAGCAGGCACAAACAACATTGGAG gattacaaagaaaaattaaagaaagtcTGTGCCGTTAGATCCGAAGTGAAATCCCATATTTCTAATTTGCCGGATTTGACGCAATTACCAGATGTAACAGGAGGCCTTGCTCCACTTCCTTCAGCTGgtgatttattttctatgcaTTAA
- the LOC124428038 gene encoding regulation of nuclear pre-mRNA domain-containing protein 1B isoform X2 — translation MTGFTESALVKRLMDLNPSQQSIQTLSLWLIHHRKHHPTIVKVWFREMCKVKDNRKLMFMYLANDVIQNSKKKGPEFGKEFETVLPKAFEHMKGFDEKTRERLNRLLQIWEERGVYDKIQIAEFKAAFLDTVKDPGTPPPKKKPKIDIEKKEKKERKKSETEVEVDGTKELHVTLSPRTPAGDPPETEELIKALMDLENTASSDAGVRERIASLPPEVSEVSLLANLADRSAADQLSIAVNEAAALLADYNGRLQAEMEDRRRLLTMLRDYTLAQRQLLQQAQTTLEDYKEKLKKVCAVRSEVKSHISNLPDLTQLPDVTGGLAPLPSAGDLFSMH, via the exons ATGACAGGTTTTACAGAAAGTGCTCTTGTCAAGAGACTGATGGATTTAAATCCTTCCCAACAAAGCATCCAAACACTTTCACTTTGGTTAATACATCACAGAAAACATCACCCGACCATCGTAAAAGTCTGGTTCAGGGAGATGTGCAAAG TGAAGGACAATCGTAAGTTAATGTTTATGTATTTGGCAAATGATGTTATCCagaatagtaaaaagaaaggtCCAGAATTTGGCAAAGAATTTGAAACAGTATTACCAAAAGCGTTTGAACATATGAAAGGATTTGATGAGAAAACAAGGGAAAGATTAAATAGGCTATTACAAATTTGGGAAGAGAGAGGTGTTTatgataaaattcaaatagCGGAATTCAAAGCTGCTTTCTTGGACACTGTTAAAGACCCGGGCACTCCGCCgccaaaaaagaaaccaaaaattgatatagaaaag aaggaaaaaaaggagaggaagaaatcAGAGACTGAAGTCGAAGTAGATGGTACCAAAGAACTTCACGTGACGTTAAGTCCACGTACTCCGGCTGGTGATCCACCAGAAACAGAGGAACTAATCAAAGCTTTAATG GATTTAGAAAATACGGCATCGTCGGATGCTGGTGTTAGAGAACGTATCGCATCCTTACCACCAGAAGTTTCAGAAGTATCGCTTTTGGCAAATCTTGCAGATAGATCAGCAGCTGATCAATTGAGCATAGCAGTTAATGAAGCTGCAGCATTGTTAGCCGATTATAATGGAAGATTGCAAGCAGAAAtggaagatagaagaagattaTTAACTATGCTTAGAGATTACACATTAGCACAAAGACAATTACTTCAGCAGGCACAAACAACATTGGAG gattacaaagaaaaattaaagaaagtcTGTGCCGTTAGATCCGAAGTGAAATCCCATATTTCTAATTTGCCGGATTTGACGCAATTACCAGATGTAACAGGAGGCCTTGCTCCACTTCCTTCAGCTGgtgatttattttctatgcaTTAA
- the LOC124428030 gene encoding 85/88 kDa calcium-independent phospholipase A2, producing the protein MTWLGTIANNVLRNIVFTAPPPNMVLTVKTDQYSNRLILCREDGIVLYRPGNKGIENKYEIILHRPCTETLDQAYSLYRTDDITEGETRFLIYKDKVPVLVQISREMSNVSKIQRLCDTLVEHPTWTLAHLAAHFALYEAFKNTVVNSQLNSSDLDTGVSPLQVAVQTKNLRTVQMLKAANSSLEHTDKQGNTVYHYAATSTKDIILTIKGLSNSLNSRNIDGYTPLHIACMNDEPECVKALLLIGADVNIPPSDGQPSSPGYVGDFLHNKPNVLYSEDMRFGGTPLHWSHSRPVVNALIEHHVDIDAVNFQGRTALHVMVIRKRLDCVVALLSHMASVNKVDQDGNTPLHLAVSSGTIAIVQVLIGFGADINARNWKSETPRHMINLNNNDGQKILYILHAVGAQRCPYEMKDCNIGCKYDENYNGIRLNEVPRSIPRNTLDQMLHVSSMEVMASFGRRKMKGGRLLCLDGGGIRGLVLIQTLLEIESILKKPVIECFDWVAGTSTGGILALGLASGKSLKECQALYFRIKEDAFVGFRPYNSEDLENILKDCLGPETVMADIERPKLMITSVLADRKPVDLHLFRNYESPSELLDVPRNTDFKDTLSPAKQLLWKAARATGAAPSYFRAFGRFLDGGLIANNPTLDAITEIHEYNLALKAVKRESEVIPLSLVVSLGTGLIPVEPLTDIDVFRPEGLWDTAKVAMGITALGSLLVDQATASDGRVVDRARTWCSMIGVPYYRFNPQLSIEIAMDEKKDEILADMIWTAKAFMHANRNQINELAAVINRDE; encoded by the exons atgaCTTGGCTCGGTACGATCGCTAATAATGTGTTACGAAATATTGTGTTTACGGCTCCTCCACCTAATATGGTTTTAACTGTCAAAACCGATCAATATAGTAATCGTCTTATTCTTTGTCGAGAGGATGGCATTGTACTGTACAGACCTGGTAATAAAGGTATTGAGAATAAATATGAGATTATACTTCATAGACCCTGTACAGAAACATTGGATCAAGCTTAtag CTTATATCGAACAGATGATATAACCGAAGGTGAAACACGTTTCCTGATATACAAAGATAAAGTTCCTGTTTTAGTTCAAATATCACGTgag atgaGCAACGTAAGCAAGATACAGAGATTATGCGACACTTTGGTAGAACATCCAACATGGACGTTGGCTCATTTGGCGGCTCATTTTGCACTTTACGAGGCATTTAAAAATACGGTGGTAAATAGTCAATTGAATAGCAGCGATTTAGATACAGGAGTATCGCCGTTGCAAGTAGCagtacaaacaaaaaatttgcGAACTGTACAAATGTTAAAAGCTGCTAATAGCTCATTGGAACATACCGATAAACAAGGGAACACGGTCTATCATTATGCTGCTACATCAaccaaagatattattttaacgattaaagGTTTATCTAATAGTTTAAATAGTAGAAATATTGATGGTTATACGCCTTTACATATCGCTTGTATGAACGATGAACCAGAATGCGTGAAGGCACTTTTATTAATTGGAGCAGACGTTAATATACCACCATCTGATGGACAACCCTCTAGTCCAGGATACGTAGGTGATTTCTTACATAATAAACCTAATGTCCTTTATTCGGAAGACATGAGATTTGGTGGTACACCGTTACATTGGTCTCATAGTAGACCGGTCGTAAATGCTCTGATCGAACATCACGTTGACATAGACGCTGTAAATTTTCAAGGACGTACAGCTTTACACGTTATGGTTATAAGAAAACGTTTGGATTGCGTGGTGGCTCTATTGAGTCATATGGCTTCCGTAAACAAGGTCGATCAGGATGGTAATACTCCATTACATTTGGCCGTGTCATCAGGGACCATAGCAATTGTACAAGTTCTCATTGGATTTGGAGCTGACATAAATGCAAGAAATTGGAAATCCGAAACACCAAGACACAtgattaatcttaataataacgatggtcaAAAGATACTTTATATCTTACATGCCGTTGGTGCACAACGTTGTCCATACGAGATGAAGGATTGTAATATAGGATGTAAATACGATGAGAATTACAATGGTATTAGATTGAACGAAGTACCAAGATCTATACCACGTAATACATTGGATCAAATGTTACATGTATCCAGTATGGAAGTAATGGCGTCAtttggaagaagaaagatgaaaggtGGAAGATTATTATGTCTCGACGGTGGTGGAATACGTGGATTGGTATTGATACAAACCTTGTTAGAAATTGAATCGATATTGAAGAAACCTGTAATAGAATGTTTCGATTGGGTTGCTGGTACTTCGACCGGTGGAATTTTAGCACTTGGTTTGGCATCGGGGAAATCATTGAAGGAATGTCAAGCtttatattttcgtattaAGGAGGATGCCTTCGTAGGTTTTAGACCTTACAACAGTGAGGACTTAGAGAATATATTAAAGGATTGTTTAGGTCCAGAAACTGTAATGGCCGACATAGAAAGACCtaaattaatgataacgaGTGTATTGGCCGATCGTAAACCCGTTGATTTACATCTTTTTCGTAATTATGAATCACCGAGTGAATTATTAGACGTACCAAGGAATACAGATTTCAAAGATACATTATCACCAGCTAAACAATTATTATGGAAGGCGGCACGTGCTACCGGTGCAGCGCCATCATATTTTCGTGCTTTCGGTAGATTTCTCGATGGTGGACTTATTGCCAATAATCCGACATTAGATGCCATAACGGAGatacatgaatataatttGGCATTGAAGGCCGTCAAACGAGAATCCGAGGTTATACCATTGTCATTGGTTGTATCCTTGGGTACAGGATTAATACCGGTTGAACCATTAACCGATATAGATGTGTTTAGACCAGAGGGTTTATGGGATACGGCTAAAGTGGCCATGGGTATAACAGCATTGGGATCTTTACTTGTAGATCAAGCCACGGCTAGCGATGGAAGGGTAGTTGATCGTGCTAGAACCTGGTGTTCTATGATTGGCGTACCATATTATAGATTTAATCCGCAATTATCAATTGAAATAGCAATGGAcgagaaaaaggatgaaatatTGGCGGACATGATATGGACCGCTAAAGCATTCATGCATGCCAATAGAAatcaaattaatgaattagcCGCAGTTATTAATCGGGATGAATAG